One genomic region from Microcystis panniformis FACHB-1757 encodes:
- a CDS encoding Rpn family recombination-promoting nuclease/putative transposase, with amino-acid sequence MKTDTIFYRLFQTFPGLLFELIDFPGELANFYRFSSVEVKQLSFRIDGVFLPEREDLPIYFTEVQFQNDPEFYARFFAEIFLYLKQTQLKNNWRGVVIYPNRRVEKENIERYRELLQETRVQRIYLEELADIPPDSLGLATLELVSLPEAQVINRGRELIVRVRETGVENRPQELLELIETILIYKLPQITRKEIEAMFSLSELRQTRVFQEALEEGRQEGRQEGRQEGRQEGRQEGRQEGEIIGKLASVPLLLRAGVNTQEIAASLGLSLEQVLEVARSREACAKRSPEDSER; translated from the coding sequence ATGAAAACCGACACGATTTTCTACCGACTTTTTCAAACCTTTCCAGGTCTTCTGTTTGAGTTAATCGACTTTCCCGGGGAATTAGCCAATTTCTATCGATTTTCCTCCGTAGAGGTGAAACAACTATCTTTTCGCATCGATGGAGTCTTTCTACCAGAACGGGAAGATTTACCGATTTATTTTACCGAAGTTCAGTTTCAGAATGATCCGGAGTTTTATGCGCGTTTTTTCGCCGAAATTTTTCTCTATCTCAAACAGACGCAGTTAAAAAACAATTGGCGCGGGGTGGTGATCTATCCGAATCGAAGGGTGGAAAAGGAGAATATAGAGCGATATAGAGAGCTATTACAAGAAACAAGAGTACAAAGGATTTATCTCGAGGAATTAGCTGATATTCCACCAGATTCGCTCGGATTAGCGACGCTAGAGTTAGTAAGCTTACCCGAAGCGCAAGTGATCAACCGGGGAAGAGAGTTAATCGTGCGAGTGAGGGAAACGGGGGTAGAAAATCGCCCACAGGAACTTTTAGAATTGATAGAGACGATTTTGATTTACAAGTTGCCGCAGATTACTCGAAAGGAGATAGAAGCTATGTTTAGTTTAAGCGAGTTAAGACAGACGCGTGTGTTTCAGGAGGCCCTAGAGGAAGGTCGTCAAGAAGGTCGTCAAGAAGGTCGTCAAGAAGGTCGCCAAGAAGGTCGCCAAGAAGGTCGCCAAGAAGGGGAAATCATCGGAAAATTAGCTTCTGTTCCCTTATTATTGCGAGCGGGGGTTAATACCCAAGAAATCGCCGCTTCTCTGGGATTATCTCTCGAACAGGTCTTAGAAGTGGCTCGGTCACGCGAAGCGTGCGCGAAGCGTTCGCCGGAAGATAGCGAGCGCTAG